A single window of Acidimicrobiales bacterium DNA harbors:
- a CDS encoding nuclear transport factor 2 family protein, protein MDDPGLAEDARAVLDANRQYYEAFESKDMDAMSDLWERSDRAICTHPGWATLEGWGPVAASFFALFQGGQQIQFVLTRELVFVSGDTAWVSLDENLLGDQGGVTVATVNIFSRHDGDGWRMVCHHGSVVQGGSPR, encoded by the coding sequence GTGGACGACCCCGGGTTGGCCGAAGACGCGCGAGCGGTCCTGGATGCGAACCGCCAGTACTACGAGGCGTTCGAATCCAAGGACATGGATGCGATGTCGGACCTGTGGGAGCGATCCGACCGGGCGATCTGCACGCACCCGGGGTGGGCGACGCTGGAAGGCTGGGGGCCGGTGGCGGCGTCTTTTTTCGCCCTGTTCCAAGGCGGCCAGCAGATCCAGTTCGTGCTCACCCGCGAGCTCGTCTTCGTGTCCGGGGACACGGCCTGGGTCTCCCTGGACGAGAACCTTCTCGGGGACCAGGGCGGCGTGACGGTCGCGACCGTCAACATCTTCTCCAGGCATGATGGCGACGGCTGGCGGATGGTCTGCCATCACGGCTCGGTGGTCCAGGGCGGTTCGCCGCGCTAG
- a CDS encoding alpha/beta hydrolase, with protein MSGRESITVGPRVRTADGVEIATYNFGGDGPPLMLAHATGFHGRCWLPMAQVLTDRFSVWAVDHRGHGDSGKDPRGRYDDWSVFVDDLLVVLDELGGDEWRAIGHSMGGAVLLLAEARRPGTFVSLCCYEPVVMPPTALATGAANGGSPMVEIARKRRAVFASKAAARRNFASKPPFSRFHPAALDAYVEYGFVESEGGVTLACAREDEASVYEGAPTNGAWDRLGSVRVPVTVLGGQDPADPVGRIVEDVARRIPRGAALRVEGVGHFGPFEEPELVGELAAEGLGAGRGRSPTTVSAPG; from the coding sequence ATGAGTGGCCGGGAGTCGATCACGGTGGGCCCCCGGGTCCGTACAGCCGACGGAGTCGAGATAGCGACCTACAACTTCGGAGGCGACGGCCCGCCCCTCATGCTCGCGCACGCCACCGGCTTCCATGGCAGGTGCTGGCTCCCGATGGCGCAGGTGCTCACCGACAGGTTCAGCGTGTGGGCCGTCGACCACCGGGGTCACGGCGACTCGGGCAAGGACCCGCGGGGGCGTTACGACGACTGGTCGGTCTTCGTCGACGACCTTCTGGTCGTGCTGGACGAACTCGGGGGGGACGAATGGCGGGCAATCGGCCATTCGATGGGAGGTGCCGTGCTGCTCCTCGCCGAGGCCCGCCGGCCGGGCACCTTCGTCAGCCTGTGCTGCTACGAGCCCGTCGTCATGCCACCGACCGCGCTGGCGACCGGGGCGGCAAACGGCGGGTCGCCGATGGTCGAGATCGCCCGCAAGCGCCGCGCCGTCTTCGCTTCGAAGGCTGCCGCACGGCGGAACTTTGCCTCCAAGCCGCCCTTCTCCAGGTTCCACCCGGCTGCACTCGACGCCTACGTGGAGTACGGCTTCGTGGAGTCAGAAGGCGGCGTGACTCTCGCATGCGCCCGCGAGGACGAGGCGTCCGTCTACGAGGGCGCTCCCACGAATGGGGCGTGGGACCGCCTCGGATCGGTCCGCGTTCCGGTCACCGTTCTCGGCGGCCAGGATCCTGCTGATCCGGTCGGACGGATCGTGGAGGACGTGGCGCGAAGGATCCCGCGAGGCGCGGCGTTGCGGGTGGAGGGCGTCGGCCACTTCGGCCCCTTCGAGGAACCGGAGCTCGTGGGCGAGTTGGCGGCCGAGGGCCTGGGGGCCGGCCGCGGCCGGTCCCCCACGACCGTCTCAGCCCCTGGTTAG
- a CDS encoding PD-(D/E)XK nuclease family protein, giving the protein MSLPLPASLSPSKVSSFKDCALSFRLSNIDRLPEPPSVQAAKGTLVHRALELLMWEEDPAERTERAALEKLSRAVPEILDGEEYAELGLGADERAEFVEDAATLIRNYFTLEDPKTVNVIGTELRMSVELGTLRLSGIIDRLEIDSEGQLVVTDYKTGKAPPTNLEQARLTGVHFYAFLCERVLGRRPARIQLLYLREPISISTVPSDQSIRGLQQQTLAIWAAVEQACRREDFRPKPGRLCDYCAYHEYCPAVGGDLGRLPAPAWQSVDLKGFAELPLVATQA; this is encoded by the coding sequence ATGTCGCTTCCCCTCCCGGCGTCGCTTTCGCCGTCGAAGGTGTCGTCGTTCAAGGACTGCGCCCTGTCGTTTCGGTTGTCGAACATCGACCGGCTGCCGGAACCTCCGTCGGTCCAGGCTGCGAAGGGGACGCTGGTGCACCGCGCCCTCGAGTTGCTGATGTGGGAGGAGGACCCGGCGGAGAGGACGGAGCGGGCTGCGCTGGAGAAGCTCTCGAGGGCGGTCCCCGAGATCCTCGACGGGGAGGAATACGCGGAGTTGGGGCTCGGGGCCGACGAGAGGGCGGAGTTCGTCGAAGACGCGGCGACCCTGATCCGCAACTACTTCACGCTCGAGGACCCCAAGACCGTGAACGTCATCGGGACGGAGCTCCGGATGTCCGTCGAGCTGGGAACCCTGCGGCTCTCGGGGATCATCGACCGCCTCGAGATCGATTCCGAAGGCCAACTCGTCGTCACCGACTACAAGACGGGCAAAGCTCCGCCCACGAACCTCGAACAGGCGCGGTTGACCGGAGTCCATTTCTACGCCTTCCTCTGCGAGCGTGTGCTCGGGCGGCGCCCGGCGCGGATCCAGCTGCTCTACCTCCGGGAGCCGATCTCCATCTCGACGGTCCCGTCGGACCAGTCGATCCGCGGCCTGCAGCAGCAGACTCTCGCCATCTGGGCGGCCGTCGAGCAGGCCTGCCGGCGTGAGGACTTCCGGCCCAAGCCGGGTCGGCTGTGCGATTACTGCGCCTACCACGAGTACTGCCCTGCCGTCGGCGGAGACCTCGGGCGGCTGCCGGCGCCGGCCTGGCAGAGCGTCGACCTAAAGGGGTTCGCAGAATTGCCGTTGGTGGCCACCCAGGCATGA
- a CDS encoding phosphatase PAP2 family protein, with protein MPPAVPIPKAFDRFDSLVDSWFEEHMRGRPLVDVVMYAASALGDHGIIWVGLAGVQAARRARSGLPWQRRLTTTAAGLGIESALVNGPVKWMFRRTRPVHEGPRPHSLRRPRTSSFPSGHATAAFFGAAILSEEDPMWAPLYYAVAVVVAASRIHVKIHHASDVTGGVLIGVVLGELGRRVLPLTVGEESR; from the coding sequence GTGCCCCCCGCGGTGCCCATCCCTAAGGCGTTCGACCGCTTCGACTCGCTGGTTGACAGCTGGTTCGAGGAGCACATGCGGGGGCGCCCGCTGGTCGACGTGGTGATGTACGCGGCCAGCGCTCTCGGCGACCACGGCATCATCTGGGTGGGCCTGGCCGGCGTCCAGGCGGCACGGCGCGCCCGATCGGGCCTGCCGTGGCAGCGACGGCTGACGACGACTGCCGCCGGGCTGGGCATCGAGTCGGCACTGGTCAACGGCCCGGTCAAGTGGATGTTCCGCCGTACCCGACCGGTGCACGAGGGTCCCAGGCCGCACTCGCTGCGCCGGCCCCGCACGAGCAGTTTCCCGAGCGGGCATGCTACGGCCGCCTTCTTCGGCGCAGCCATCCTGAGCGAAGAGGACCCGATGTGGGCGCCCTTGTACTACGCGGTGGCGGTCGTCGTCGCGGCCAGCCGCATCCACGTCAAGATCCATCACGCCTCGGACGTGACGGGAGGGGTCCTGATAGGCGTCGTGCTCGGGGAACTGGGCCGTCGTGTGCTGCCCCTGACGGTCGGCGAGGAATCCCGCTGA
- a CDS encoding DsbA family protein — MAPGFNQGMINTFEVTWDYRCPFARNAHEHLVTALEAGAEWQVGFRVFALDQAHVHEGRPPVWEEPDRYPGLLANEAGLVVRDRQPQLFHRAHLALFAARHDRALDLRQREVIGTTLDEAGVDGASVLSEIDAGWPLEVLRDEHSRAVETLDVFGVPTFMLGDRAVFVRLMDRPEGDAKKATAAIERVLELAEGWPELNEFKYTRATR; from the coding sequence ATGGCTCCTGGGTTTAACCAGGGGATGATCAACACTTTCGAAGTCACCTGGGATTACCGCTGCCCGTTCGCCCGCAACGCCCACGAGCATCTCGTGACCGCGTTGGAGGCCGGCGCCGAATGGCAGGTGGGGTTCCGGGTATTCGCCCTCGACCAGGCCCACGTCCACGAAGGCCGGCCACCCGTGTGGGAGGAGCCGGACCGCTATCCCGGCTTGCTCGCCAACGAAGCGGGCCTCGTGGTCCGCGACCGCCAACCCCAATTGTTCCACCGGGCCCATCTCGCCCTCTTCGCGGCACGTCACGACAGAGCCCTCGATTTGCGCCAGCGCGAGGTGATCGGCACGACGCTGGACGAGGCCGGCGTCGACGGAGCCAGCGTGCTGTCCGAGATCGACGCCGGCTGGCCCCTCGAGGTGCTCCGGGACGAGCACAGCCGGGCCGTCGAGACCCTCGACGTTTTCGGCGTCCCCACTTTCATGCTCGGGGACCGGGCGGTGTTCGTACGGTTGATGGACCGCCCGGAGGGCGATGCCAAGAAGGCCACCGCCGCTATCGAGCGTGTCCTCGAGTTGGCCGAAGGCTGGCCCGAGCTCAACGAGTTCAAATACACCCGCGCCACGCGGTGA
- a CDS encoding LLM class F420-dependent oxidoreductase yields MGYGMTIPFDGIPLADHREWFEDLVELGYTDVWSAEADGTDAFTPLALAAAWAPQLRLGTAIVPAFTRGPALLAQSAAAMAEAAPGRFALGVGTSSNVIVERWNGIPFEEPYKRTRDVVRFLRRALTGEKVDEQYETFTVRGFRLGRPPAVVPQILVAGLRPGMLRLAGRESDGAIINWLGADDVPKVVAEVGPGKEVVARIFVCPTEDTATARAVGRRLVAAYLNVPVYAAFHEWLGRGPLLEGMWKAWNAGDRKAALDEIPDEVVDDLIIHGSPAGVRATVKRYMDNGVTTPALAVIPVGVDLRQAVRDLAPTAGG; encoded by the coding sequence ATGGGCTACGGCATGACGATCCCCTTCGACGGGATCCCGCTGGCGGACCACCGCGAGTGGTTCGAGGACCTGGTCGAGCTTGGCTACACCGACGTCTGGTCAGCCGAAGCCGACGGGACCGACGCCTTCACCCCGCTGGCGCTGGCCGCGGCCTGGGCACCGCAACTGAGGCTGGGAACCGCCATCGTCCCGGCCTTCACCCGGGGGCCGGCGCTGCTCGCGCAGAGCGCCGCCGCGATGGCCGAGGCGGCGCCGGGCAGGTTCGCCCTCGGCGTGGGCACCTCGTCGAACGTGATAGTCGAGCGCTGGAACGGCATCCCCTTCGAGGAGCCCTACAAGCGGACCCGTGACGTCGTACGGTTCCTGCGCCGGGCACTGACCGGGGAGAAGGTGGACGAGCAATACGAAACCTTCACCGTCCGGGGCTTCCGCCTCGGTAGGCCACCGGCGGTCGTGCCGCAGATCCTCGTCGCCGGCTTGCGACCAGGAATGCTGCGTCTGGCCGGCCGAGAATCGGACGGGGCGATCATCAACTGGTTGGGTGCAGACGACGTTCCGAAGGTGGTAGCCGAAGTCGGACCGGGCAAGGAGGTCGTGGCGCGGATCTTCGTCTGCCCGACCGAGGACACAGCCACGGCTCGCGCGGTGGGGCGCCGCCTCGTCGCCGCCTACCTCAACGTCCCCGTCTACGCCGCCTTCCACGAGTGGTTGGGCCGCGGTCCGTTGCTGGAAGGCATGTGGAAGGCGTGGAATGCCGGTGACCGCAAGGCGGCGCTCGACGAGATCCCCGACGAGGTGGTCGACGATCTCATCATCCACGGCTCGCCGGCGGGCGTCCGCGCAACCGTCAAGCGCTACATGGACAACGGGGTCACCACGCCGGCGCTGGCCGTGATCCCCGTGGGCGTCGACCTCCGCCAAGCGGTTCGTGATCTAGCCCCTACCGCCGGCGGATGA
- a CDS encoding steroid 3-ketoacyl-CoA thiolase has product MAEVVIVDAVRTPVGKRNGGLATVHPAELLGTALTALFDRAGVDPAAVGQVVSGCVSQVGEQSFNIARTAWLSAGFPLTTAAATVDAQCGSSQQAANLAASLVASGTVDIAVACGVESMTRIPIGSNSSKKLGLGVPIPKSYFDRYEFTSQFEGAERIADKWGITREDTDAFGLRSQQLAAQAWAEGRFDTQITPVEAPIVDEDGKPTGDTKTVTRDEGLRETTLEALAGLKPVGRPDGVHTAGSSSQISDGAAAILMTTPERAAQLGLTPKARIVDHCLVGVDPVLMLTGPIDATNLLLERTGLGIADIDVFEINEAFASVVLAWEREVKPDPEAVNPNGGAIALGHPLGGTGVVLLTKALHELERISGRRALISMCCGGGLGTGTIIER; this is encoded by the coding sequence ATGGCCGAAGTCGTGATAGTCGATGCTGTCCGGACCCCTGTTGGCAAGCGCAACGGGGGGCTCGCGACAGTCCACCCCGCCGAACTGCTCGGCACCGCACTGACGGCACTGTTCGACAGGGCCGGCGTCGACCCGGCCGCCGTCGGGCAGGTTGTCAGCGGATGCGTGTCGCAGGTCGGCGAGCAATCGTTCAACATCGCCCGCACCGCGTGGCTCTCGGCCGGGTTTCCGCTGACGACAGCCGCCGCCACAGTCGACGCGCAGTGCGGGTCGAGCCAGCAGGCGGCGAACCTCGCAGCGAGCCTTGTCGCGTCGGGCACCGTGGACATCGCAGTGGCCTGCGGCGTCGAGTCGATGACGCGGATCCCCATCGGCTCGAACTCGTCCAAAAAGCTCGGGCTTGGCGTGCCGATCCCGAAGAGCTACTTCGACCGCTACGAGTTCACGTCGCAGTTCGAAGGAGCCGAGCGCATCGCCGACAAGTGGGGCATCACCCGCGAGGACACCGATGCCTTCGGGCTGCGCTCCCAGCAACTCGCCGCGCAGGCGTGGGCCGAGGGGCGCTTCGACACGCAGATCACCCCGGTGGAGGCGCCGATCGTCGACGAAGATGGCAAGCCGACCGGCGACACCAAGACCGTCACGCGCGACGAGGGGCTCCGCGAGACCACGCTGGAAGCGCTCGCAGGACTCAAGCCGGTGGGCCGCCCTGACGGCGTACACACCGCGGGCAGCTCCTCGCAGATCTCCGACGGCGCCGCAGCGATCCTGATGACCACGCCCGAGCGCGCCGCTCAGCTCGGCCTCACCCCGAAGGCCCGGATCGTGGATCACTGCCTTGTCGGCGTCGACCCGGTGCTCATGCTCACCGGCCCGATCGACGCGACGAACCTGCTGCTCGAGCGGACCGGTCTTGGCATAGCCGACATCGACGTGTTCGAGATCAACGAGGCCTTCGCCTCGGTGGTGCTCGCGTGGGAGCGCGAGGTGAAGCCGGATCCCGAGGCCGTCAACCCCAACGGCGGGGCCATCGCGCTTGGCCATCCCCTCGGCGGGACGGGCGTGGTCCTGCTGACCAAGGCACTGCACGAGCTCGAGCGCATCAGTGGCCGGCGGGCCCTCATCAGCATGTGCTGCGGAGGCGGGCTGGGCACCGGCACCATCATCGAGCGCTGA
- a CDS encoding ChbG/HpnK family deacetylase — MTSLAEALGYPPGASLVIVTCDELGVTFASNAGVYSAIREGMGKTAGLVVPGPWAREAAARYRGEDVGVHLTLNAEYDLFRWGPITHCPSLLDGDGGFPRTLDDLWDHADTDEVRRECRAQIERAIYWGFDVSHLSAHLGALDFRPEFFDVALEMATEFSLPLRLPNAGAEKQWGFPFRELAAQEGVLSPDHLVRVPRQHGTRGALDQLLADIKPGVTEVVLRPALDTAELRAVAPDWAARVADHDLAMMADSLRVLATRSGVHLIGYRELRDLQRAR; from the coding sequence TTGACGTCCCTGGCCGAAGCGCTCGGCTACCCACCCGGTGCGTCGTTGGTGATCGTCACCTGCGACGAGTTGGGGGTGACGTTCGCGAGCAACGCGGGCGTGTACAGCGCGATACGCGAGGGCATGGGAAAGACCGCCGGCCTCGTGGTGCCGGGCCCGTGGGCGCGCGAAGCCGCCGCGCGCTACCGGGGCGAGGATGTCGGCGTGCACCTGACCCTGAACGCGGAGTACGACCTGTTCAGGTGGGGCCCGATCACGCACTGCCCGTCGTTGCTGGACGGGGATGGCGGGTTCCCTCGGACGCTGGACGATCTGTGGGATCACGCCGACACCGACGAGGTGCGGCGTGAGTGCCGCGCGCAGATCGAGCGGGCGATCTACTGGGGTTTCGACGTCAGCCACCTGAGCGCCCACCTGGGAGCGCTGGACTTCCGCCCCGAGTTCTTCGACGTCGCATTGGAGATGGCGACGGAGTTCAGCCTGCCGCTGAGGCTGCCGAACGCTGGTGCGGAGAAGCAGTGGGGGTTCCCGTTCAGGGAGCTGGCCGCGCAAGAGGGCGTCCTGTCCCCCGACCACCTCGTGCGTGTTCCTAGGCAGCACGGGACGAGGGGCGCTCTCGATCAGCTTCTCGCCGATATCAAGCCCGGCGTGACCGAGGTCGTCCTGCGGCCGGCTCTCGACACCGCCGAGTTACGAGCCGTGGCACCCGACTGGGCGGCTCGCGTCGCGGACCACGACCTTGCCATGATGGCGGATTCGTTACGCGTCCTTGCCACACGTTCAGGCGTTCACCTCATCGGCTACCGTGAGCTGCGCGATCTCCAACGTGCAAGGTGA
- a CDS encoding cupredoxin domain-containing protein has translation MIRYRIAAVATALVLVVVAAACGSSGPSSSSTTATQSANEVVIKNFAFVPHTITVKAGTTVTWVNEDSVVHTVVADHDTFPSSSNLNQGGKYSHTFNTPGTYPYICGVHKYMTGTVVVTG, from the coding sequence ATGATCAGGTACCGGATCGCAGCCGTGGCTACCGCCCTTGTGCTTGTTGTGGTCGCGGCGGCATGCGGGTCGTCCGGTCCCTCGTCGTCGAGCACCACGGCAACGCAGTCCGCGAATGAAGTGGTGATCAAGAACTTCGCCTTCGTCCCTCACACGATCACGGTGAAGGCAGGGACAACGGTGACGTGGGTCAACGAGGACAGCGTCGTCCACACGGTCGTTGCCGACCATGACACATTTCCGTCGAGCTCCAACTTGAACCAGGGCGGCAAGTACTCGCACACGTTCAACACGCCCGGGACCTACCCCTACATCTGCGGCGTCCACAAGTACATGACCGGCACGGTCGTGGTCACCGGCTGA
- the murF gene encoding UDP-N-acetylmuramoyl-tripeptide--D-alanyl-D-alanine ligase, with product MHWSPADVAGATGGTFTGPGRADLTGVAVDSRTIAPGELFVALRGERDGHDFVRDALQAGAGGVLVETGHGPGGEGLVIEVADTGKALLAIGSAARDRLEADVVGITGSVGKTSTKDLVAAALCAARRVTSSVRSFNNEIGVPLTLANAPEDTEVAVIEMGARGPGHIALLCGIARPTIAVVTAVVAAHTEAFGGLEAIAEAKGELVAALPSGGTAVLNHDDRRVRSMASRSSSASHIFYSASGAAAADVVAERAALDGELRASFTARTPWGNTDVRLEARGLHQVGNALAALAVSGVSGVPMESAAAALRDARLSPWRMEISRAASGATLINDAYNSNPTSLAAALDALQAVPASRRIAVLGEMAELGERSAEEHLRMAGEAASRGIELIAVGTDAYGVVPAPDVDSALDVLRRMDLRAGDAVLVKASRVAGLERLAACLQAGH from the coding sequence ATGCATTGGAGCCCGGCGGATGTGGCGGGTGCGACGGGAGGCACGTTCACCGGGCCAGGCCGAGCGGACCTCACCGGGGTTGCAGTCGACTCACGGACGATCGCCCCGGGTGAGCTCTTCGTGGCCCTCCGTGGCGAGCGCGACGGGCACGATTTCGTGCGCGACGCGCTGCAAGCAGGCGCGGGCGGGGTCCTTGTGGAGACCGGACACGGCCCCGGCGGTGAAGGCCTCGTGATCGAAGTTGCCGACACGGGGAAGGCCCTCCTCGCTATCGGTTCAGCAGCCCGAGACCGTCTCGAAGCCGACGTCGTCGGTATCACGGGATCGGTCGGCAAGACATCGACGAAGGACCTCGTCGCTGCTGCGCTCTGCGCGGCGCGCAGGGTCACCTCGAGCGTCAGGTCGTTCAACAACGAGATCGGCGTCCCCCTCACCCTCGCAAACGCGCCAGAGGACACCGAGGTCGCGGTGATCGAAATGGGCGCACGCGGTCCTGGTCACATCGCGCTCCTGTGCGGGATCGCGCGCCCGACCATCGCGGTCGTGACGGCGGTTGTCGCCGCCCACACCGAGGCCTTCGGCGGCCTCGAAGCCATCGCTGAAGCCAAGGGCGAGCTCGTAGCCGCGCTCCCCAGTGGCGGCACAGCGGTCCTCAACCACGACGATCGACGGGTCAGGTCGATGGCATCGCGATCGTCGTCTGCCTCGCACATCTTCTACTCGGCATCGGGTGCCGCAGCTGCCGACGTCGTGGCTGAACGCGCAGCGCTTGACGGCGAGCTGCGCGCCAGTTTCACGGCGCGGACGCCATGGGGAAACACGGACGTACGTCTCGAAGCGCGAGGTCTCCACCAGGTCGGCAACGCTCTGGCGGCGCTCGCGGTATCGGGGGTGTCGGGAGTCCCCATGGAGAGTGCCGCGGCGGCGCTGCGGGACGCGCGCCTGTCGCCGTGGCGGATGGAGATCTCGCGCGCCGCGTCGGGCGCGACCCTCATCAACGACGCCTACAACTCCAACCCCACCTCCCTCGCCGCGGCGCTCGACGCGCTTCAGGCCGTCCCCGCCTCGCGACGGATAGCGGTGCTGGGGGAGATGGCGGAGCTGGGCGAGCGCAGCGCGGAGGAGCATCTCCGGATGGCCGGCGAAGCCGCCTCCCGCGGGATCGAACTGATCGCAGTCGGGACTGACGCGTACGGCGTGGTACCGGCACCCGACGTCGATTCGGCTCTTGACGTCCTGCGCCGGATGGATCTGCGCGCCGGCGACGCCGTTCTCGTGAAAGCGAGCCGGGTGGCGGGGCTCGAGCGTCTCGCCGCCTGCCTGCAGGCCGGCCACTAG
- a CDS encoding D-alanine--D-alanine ligase family protein, with the protein MSAQAPANKTRLIVIYGGRSAEHEVSCVSALHVVRAVDPARYDVKVVGITTEGRWIEVPGEALDQAAGEVRALPSPDTIEVAGAKRSGPAGEDPDPGRADRSSGSFRSVLELAAEPPPSAEITRSGSETTTPSQGQVVVLPLLHGPMGEDGTVQGLLEVAGIPYCGAGVAGSAAAMDKGLTKSLLASAGIPQARYLLLREGEVDDLVSDRVATELGWPVFVKPANMGSSIGITRAAGEDELRAALDLAFRYDEFAVIEEAVAGARELEIGVLGWPELRTSVPGEIKPSHDFYDFADKYVDGAAGLEVPAQIPDEIAAEMSRLAITACRAVRVDSMARVDFFWEHPGRGLLINEINTIPGFTPISMYPQMWAASGVPYPQLVDELVDQAIRRAERRRRFDTRHT; encoded by the coding sequence ATGTCCGCTCAGGCACCGGCGAACAAGACCCGCTTGATAGTCATATACGGCGGGCGTTCCGCCGAGCACGAGGTGTCATGCGTTTCGGCCCTGCATGTCGTGCGCGCCGTGGACCCCGCCCGCTACGACGTGAAGGTCGTGGGGATCACGACGGAAGGTCGTTGGATAGAGGTGCCGGGCGAAGCGCTCGACCAGGCAGCCGGAGAGGTTCGCGCCCTCCCATCTCCGGACACGATCGAGGTCGCGGGCGCGAAGCGGTCCGGGCCCGCCGGCGAAGACCCCGATCCGGGGCGGGCGGATCGCTCGAGCGGCAGCTTCCGGTCCGTGCTGGAGCTCGCGGCCGAACCCCCGCCGTCGGCCGAGATCACAAGGTCGGGATCCGAGACCACCACGCCTTCGCAAGGACAGGTCGTCGTGCTACCTCTGCTGCACGGTCCCATGGGAGAGGACGGCACCGTGCAAGGGCTGCTCGAAGTCGCCGGTATCCCCTACTGCGGCGCCGGCGTGGCCGGCTCGGCCGCCGCGATGGACAAGGGGCTCACCAAGTCCCTTCTCGCATCTGCGGGCATTCCTCAAGCCCGGTATCTGCTGCTGCGCGAGGGAGAGGTCGACGACCTTGTCTCGGATCGCGTGGCGACGGAGCTGGGATGGCCGGTGTTCGTCAAGCCGGCCAACATGGGGTCGTCCATCGGGATCACCCGCGCGGCCGGGGAGGATGAGCTGCGCGCAGCCCTGGACCTCGCCTTCCGCTACGACGAGTTCGCGGTGATCGAGGAGGCCGTCGCCGGCGCACGGGAACTCGAGATCGGCGTCCTCGGGTGGCCTGAGCTGCGCACTTCGGTACCGGGTGAGATCAAGCCCAGCCACGACTTCTACGACTTCGCCGACAAGTACGTCGACGGGGCCGCCGGTCTGGAAGTTCCGGCGCAGATCCCCGACGAGATCGCCGCGGAGATGAGCCGGCTCGCGATCACGGCGTGCAGGGCGGTGCGGGTGGACAGCATGGCCAGGGTCGACTTCTTCTGGGAGCATCCTGGCCGCGGCCTGTTGATCAACGAGATCAACACCATCCCCGGCTTCACCCCCATCTCGATGTACCCGCAGATGTGGGCGGCGTCCGGGGTCCCCTACCCGCAGCTGGTGGACGAGCTCGTCGACCAGGCGATCCGGCGAGCCGAGCGCCGGCGGCGGTTCGACACCCGGCACACCTGA